TGGCACTCCTTGAACCTGGAATGATTCATATGACGGTCTTATTTAAAGACTTCAAGCGTGCTGTGCTTGAAATCTGCTCAATTCGCTTAGATCTTCTCACCGGCATAAAACATCGTTTGAACTATGCGGACGTGAAGTACTATGTTAACAGTGAAAGCCGAGACTGGCATAGCTTAGTCAGAAGCATCTCCGAGTCTCCAGAGACTTTCATACAGTACGGTGGATGGGAATCCTTGGATAAACCTACTTTGGCCTACTACCcgataatataaatatggattAAAATAAGCTTCCACAAGACTGGTAAGAAAAGCTAACAATTTCTCTTCTTATAAAAGGTTTTGCATGTTTTTATCAAATGAAGCGGAAAGAATGTCTTAATAGCTCAAATTTGTGTAGATGAAACTTTTTGATGAATTCCAAATCTCTTTAGGAAAGGAGTTCCAAATGAACAATATTGGTGAATTGAAGTACTTTCTGGGatcacaaattcaacaacataaggatgtaatttatatttctaaagagaaatatGCCAAGGAACTTGTTAAAAAATTTGGCCAATGGAAAGCAAATTTAGAATTTACTCATTGTTAAAAACaccatttttttttgatcggctaAAAACAACCATTTGACTACATGCTCGAAACGCAATTATCTAAAATACTAGTACTAGACTACTAGTAATGGACTCAATCAAATCCACCATCCTCTTCGGATCCCAAACCATGCGATTGCAGCGACTGCGGCACCCCCTAAGTGAGCTTCTCCAGAGATTTTACCATCTGCCATCTTCATCCTGTACAGATCTTTTCCAACTAGAAATGCTCCCGCTAGCATCGCCGGAACCGGCAAAACGAGATAAAAATAGAGTTTAGATTTCGGAAAATGAAATATGTAAAGCAGGACAATTGCATTCACAGCACCACTTGAACCCAATCCTTGCCTTCCCCTTTTCGACGGATCAATGAAAGCATGGTGCACCAAGTAGAACACCGAGCCACCAACTGCCCCGGCCAAATACAAATTTAGCAAGAACCGTGGTCCGAATATCCGTCCGATTGTGCTGCCAAAGAATAAAAGACCAATCATGTTGCTGAAAAGATGTCCGACATCGATATGACTGAATGCGGAAGTAATCATTGTATGAACACGGCCGCTTTTGAAGTTTTCTACTGAAATCATAAAATTTTGTTTCATAAATGTCGGATCAGCACCATTCCAGAATGTGCAAACAGCAGTATTAGCTACGATTAACCCCCAAAGAACACCGTCCGTTGACGGAAACCACGAGTACTTACGACTCGAGGTACGGTATCTCTGATGGTTTGATCCAGCACTATTTCCAGGCAAATTACTACTTCTTGCAACAAGAATCCCACGATTAATGCTTTGCTTCTTCAAATGGGGGTTCAAGACTAAATGATTTGCTGAAAAAGCATCATAAATAATGTTATGGTGAGATTTTTGTGGAATAGATGAGCCGTTAGAGAGAAATTTAGTGGTACTAAATAACTCTCCTCCGGTGGTTTTTCCGGTGAGCGATGATGAAAGTATCAACTTTTTAGTAGAGACACTGAAATCTTGAAATGATGCTTTTGTGTTTACGTTGGAGAAATTTCTTGGAAATCTAGTTATAAGCTTGAATGAAAGTTGTAGTTTCTGCATTTTGATGATTCAAGGTGTAGACAAGAATAACAAGAGCAGGCTTTGCATAAGCTGAATTTTTATAGTAGAAGAGAAGAAAGATTGGGAAGAAATGAAATGACATGGCATGCCTGATGAACCAAAGCAGGAGTCACAATAATGGCTACAGGATACTAAAGAGGAATGATGATAAGTTGCTATCCATATGTGTGCCATTTTGAGTTAAGAGTGAATGGAACTTTCCGAGTGATGCAGAAAAGGATAGCCTTAAAAATGAAATATATTCTCGTGTGCATGAATCAAAACCAACCCTACTTACTTTGAAAGTCCTTATATCATAACGAGGTTCACTTAAGGCCGAGTGCAGTGGAGTAAAAGATGGGAATGAAAGCGACATCTGGGAACGTTCACTTAAGGCTGAGTGTAGGGAAGGTTAGCGGGGATTTCTATATAGAATTCTTGTCAGAAAAAGAGAAAAACGAGGACTAAATCCTCGCTtccactttaattataataaaaagatTAATGAAATATATTAATATTAGATTTTGAGCACATCTTAAgagttttaaataaataaaacactttTGGGCGCATTTAAACTACCTCCCTATCGCTACACTCATGCCTCTCTTCAGCATGACGTGGCATCACTGTGCAACCCCTACCTCTCCTCCTCCACTACACTCGGCCTAAGTatagcttttttctttttttaaaagaaaaaaaacttttaagtACAAATTCTTGCGTTTGATGGATGAGGTACAAGGTTCAGTTCCTGCTCCAATGTGCTGTCCTGTCGATCAACTGCCTAAGTTGTTGACTAGGCCTAGTTCTATCTAGGCAAAAGATTGAATCTCAAACCTAGCTAACGGCTAAACCTAGTGCTGGTTGGGTGGTAATAAATTCACTAACGATATTGGTGGTAAAAGGATCATGGTACTGGCACCAGGTCAACATAACTCGGATCATATTACGTCGAGCTTATTGGTGGTGGTTGTCCTATCATCCTCTGCAGGTGCGTGATCTACAAAATTTTCACCTTCTTTCGCAATAATGTGTGATAGTAGGGTTTTCTTCTTATAATTTTTGTTTCTGTCTTTTGTTACAGATACGAGAGACGATTTTGTTATAAATGTAGAAAAGATGTTACAGGAATTCGTAGGTGCCGTTGTGGAGCAGTGAATATAGATTACCGCATAATCAAAGATAAtcaaagatgagttaattgtGACAGACTAAACCCTACAGCAACAAGGAGATTAACAAAGGAAGGACACAGTAAAGCGCCTTAACAAAACACCATGTTCATAATTTGTTATAAGGAACATATGCAGACTAAAAATTAAAGGCACTAACAACATACTAAACTGAGCTGCAGAAAAAGAAATCTAGGAAAGAAGCTGCCTGCGACGCTCCTTTCTCTGTTTAAGTAGAGATCCTACTAACACTTTCTTGTACAAGGTTGGCTGTGATGCATCTCTTAGGCTTCTGATAAGGACACCAGACTTTCATAGAACGACGTACATAGTCTAGTATCGAAATGAACAAGAACCG
This genomic stretch from Papaver somniferum cultivar HN1 chromosome 5, ASM357369v1, whole genome shotgun sequence harbors:
- the LOC113277258 gene encoding RHOMBOID-like protein 12, mitochondrial, which translates into the protein MQKLQLSFKLITRFPRNFSNVNTKASFQDFSVSTKKLILSSSLTGKTTGGELFSTTKFLSNGSSIPQKSHHNIIYDAFSANHLVLNPHLKKQSINRGILVARSSNLPGNSAGSNHQRYRTSSRKYSWFPSTDGVLWGLIVANTAVCTFWNGADPTFMKQNFMISVENFKSGRVHTMITSAFSHIDVGHLFSNMIGLLFFGSTIGRIFGPRFLLNLYLAGAVGGSVFYLVHHAFIDPSKRGRQGLGSSGAVNAIVLLYIFHFPKSKLYFYLVLPVPAMLAGAFLVGKDLYRMKMADGKISGEAHLGGAAVAAIAWFGIRRGWWI